CACGCTGGGCCAGGGCGAAGCGCTGGAAACCACGCGCATCAACCAGTTGCTGGTCAACGGCAACCTGCGCACCACGCGCGATGCCAGTGTTTATGCGTTCGGCGACTGCGCCGCCTGCCAGCAGTCCGACGGCACCTGGGTGCCGCCGCGCGCCCAGGCCGCCTTCCAGCAGGCCATGTACCTGGCGCGCGCCCTGCCCCTGCTGGTCAAGGGGCAGACGGTGGCGCCGTTCAAGTACCGCGACCAGGGCTCGCTGGTGTCGCTGTCCGAATACTCGTCGGTCGGCAGCCTGATGGGCAGCCTGAGCAAGGGCAGCTTTTTTGTCGAGGGGCAGCTGGCCAAGCTGATGTACTGGGGCCTGCATAAACAGCACCAGCTGGCGCTCGGCGGATTCACCAAAACCGCACTCATCACGCTGTCCGAAATGATTGACCGGACGCACCGGCCACGGATAAAGTTGCATTGATAATCAGCCCTCAACTTACTGGAGAAACGTCATGGCAAAAGGTCAGCAGAACAACGACAAAATGGTCAAGAAACCGAAAAAAGACACCTCGCCGCCCAAGCTGGTGTCGCCCGACGCGGTCCGCCCGACCGTGGTCACGCAGGTGCCGGTGCGCGGCAAGCTGAAAAACAAATAAGCCGGTCATGGTGCTGCCCGCCGGTCCTTCAGCCACCCCTGCGCCAGAGCCCGCAATGGCAACGGGCCAGCCGGGCAATCCCTTGCACGGCGTCAAGCTCGAAGCCATCGTCACCGCGCTGGCCGCCCATTACGGCTGGGAAGGCCTGGGCCAGCGTATCAACATCCGCTGCTTCACCAGCGAGCCCAGCGTGGCGTCCAGCCTGAAGTTCCTGCGCAAGACGCCCTGGGCGCGCGAGAAGGTCGAAAGCCTTTACCTGTTCATGCTGCGCGAGATCCGGCGCAACAGCCCGACGGCGCACAACTTTCCGCCGCCCAAGCCTTGATCCCTGACATCGAGGCGGTGCGACCCGGCACCCCGGCCACAGCGGACTCCC
This DNA window, taken from Polaromonas hydrogenivorans, encodes the following:
- a CDS encoding VF530 family protein, whose amino-acid sequence is MVLPAGPSATPAPEPAMATGQPGNPLHGVKLEAIVTALAAHYGWEGLGQRINIRCFTSEPSVASSLKFLRKTPWAREKVESLYLFMLREIRRNSPTAHNFPPPKP